The following are encoded in a window of Solidesulfovibrio magneticus RS-1 genomic DNA:
- a CDS encoding glycosyltransferase family 39 protein gives MPKHLPAFLLALGLFALALCARLPHLDRESLWEDDWLALDRASMAPAEMARIQQWLGPSRTTYDFHPPLYYALEHTILGFDRSVYAVKFSGVLAGALTVVVLFFLGRALFSTAAGLGCGVLAAGCLYHVAASRSIKVYVLLLLVFSASQLALWQALKRGRGRDWLLYALLGAALLYTAYVGAPALAAQAAFAAAFLLVHRRDIPGRPDAAPTDRRRVAWAACGFALAGLAYLPWLPGLFFIQETFHNPAVRALARFDWPLFAGVLADFGRYAHPAPGPWPYILPIAAGLGLLAALRRRQWLQALLVILPSLASVAAVITAKSEMNEILSTRHFVLLLPALLLLAGNGAAALGALLPGPGWGKTALAGLLAAALALPQYGDLPRLWSHTISYDKELAAFLATARGPAEAVEYFGYKAPIKRFGLGWYLNGRVTPLAETAGAPEAGYLRVLAVQNSIGAPMVELPGAAPVADFAISIFRTRAQRLGIVRRAPMALIPDASGRFTYADTFDDLRVYADTASLTNLAPDPERSLLAPIGIRPGILRYDFLVPDGVTLDAAALSAGLRLYKRHAGHQAPCFVDIEVSRDGGPFATLTRLTDADFAGLAAGPCPSLLEIPIYNTCRKLGRDIDLTGRLAGSRRFSLRLTLSPGLEEGYLHLDDVALAARLSGTAPPLAGPRAILEQLAGGGALGRGDPAIPRLAPGGPFALAATPDAADLPGVTGGQQALAAYKAAHPGEQPVAVLADASGAPAVELFDPDLAGPRLCLSAQEPAMETTGTGGQAQALTVTGSLDAPSFTLSGQAVDIPVAAPAGTTLAVNAGGQGRLWWRPDFSKARFAAMVPAAAQNVRPVPDADNDGGLSCRDASPCRADFPFLSGFPMRRATVTVYPRVANDPEGKNAAHVLVSTDGGVSFRPVLSLVSDRLGGWTPLFKPYRLELPLEKISGMLTIRLEMTGDGAQFWSHARPIDAMALTLALDTRALSAFDLPTGPAVMRLTHPGANAVCYAADTTPIPFPPELERQ, from the coding sequence ATGCCAAAACACCTGCCCGCCTTCCTGCTGGCCTTGGGGCTTTTCGCCCTGGCCTTGTGCGCCCGGCTGCCCCACCTTGACCGCGAGTCGCTGTGGGAAGACGACTGGCTGGCGCTCGACCGCGCCTCCATGGCTCCGGCCGAAATGGCCCGCATCCAGCAATGGCTCGGGCCCTCGCGCACCACCTACGACTTCCACCCGCCCCTGTATTACGCCCTGGAACACACCATCCTGGGCTTCGACCGCAGCGTCTACGCGGTCAAATTCTCGGGCGTCTTGGCCGGGGCGCTGACCGTCGTCGTGCTGTTTTTCCTGGGCCGGGCGCTTTTCTCCACGGCCGCCGGCCTGGGCTGCGGGGTGCTAGCCGCCGGCTGCCTCTACCATGTGGCCGCCTCCCGTTCGATCAAGGTCTATGTCCTGCTGCTCCTGGTCTTTTCGGCCAGCCAGCTGGCCTTGTGGCAGGCACTCAAACGCGGCCGGGGGCGCGATTGGCTGCTCTACGCGCTTTTGGGCGCGGCCCTGCTCTATACCGCTTACGTCGGCGCGCCGGCCCTGGCCGCCCAGGCCGCTTTTGCCGCCGCCTTTCTCCTGGTCCACCGCCGCGACATACCGGGCCGCCCCGACGCCGCGCCCACCGACCGCCGCCGCGTGGCCTGGGCGGCTTGCGGCTTTGCCCTGGCCGGCCTGGCCTATCTGCCCTGGCTTCCGGGACTCTTTTTCATCCAGGAGACCTTCCACAACCCGGCCGTGCGCGCCCTGGCCCGGTTCGACTGGCCGCTTTTTGCCGGCGTGCTGGCCGATTTCGGACGTTACGCCCATCCCGCCCCCGGGCCGTGGCCGTATATCCTCCCTATCGCGGCCGGGCTTGGACTGCTTGCGGCCTTACGGCGTCGCCAATGGCTCCAAGCGCTGCTCGTCATCCTGCCGAGCCTGGCTTCGGTGGCCGCCGTCATCACGGCCAAGTCCGAGATGAACGAAATCCTTTCCACCCGCCATTTCGTGCTGCTGTTGCCGGCGCTGCTGCTTTTGGCCGGCAACGGCGCGGCTGCGCTGGGGGCGCTCCTGCCCGGCCCGGGCTGGGGAAAAACCGCCCTGGCCGGCCTTTTGGCCGCCGCCCTGGCCCTGCCCCAGTACGGCGACCTGCCACGCCTGTGGTCCCACACCATCAGCTACGACAAGGAACTGGCCGCCTTTCTGGCCACGGCCCGGGGGCCGGCCGAGGCCGTCGAATATTTTGGCTACAAAGCGCCCATCAAGCGTTTCGGCCTGGGCTGGTATCTGAACGGCCGCGTTACCCCCCTGGCCGAAACGGCCGGCGCGCCCGAAGCCGGCTATCTGCGGGTCCTGGCCGTGCAAAACAGCATCGGCGCGCCCATGGTCGAGCTGCCCGGGGCCGCGCCGGTGGCCGATTTCGCCATCTCCATCTTCCGCACCCGGGCGCAACGCCTTGGGATCGTGCGCCGCGCCCCCATGGCGCTTATCCCGGACGCGTCGGGCCGCTTCACCTACGCCGACACCTTTGACGACCTGCGCGTCTACGCCGACACGGCAAGCCTCACCAACCTCGCCCCGGACCCGGAACGCTCGCTGTTGGCCCCCATCGGCATCCGGCCCGGAATCTTGCGCTACGATTTCCTGGTCCCCGACGGCGTGACCCTGGACGCCGCCGCGCTCTCCGCCGGCCTGCGCCTGTACAAACGCCACGCCGGCCACCAAGCACCCTGCTTCGTGGACATCGAGGTCAGTCGCGACGGCGGCCCCTTTGCAACGCTCACCCGCCTCACCGACGCTGACTTCGCCGGCCTCGCCGCCGGCCCCTGCCCGAGCTTGCTGGAAATCCCCATCTACAACACCTGCCGCAAGCTTGGCCGGGACATCGACCTGACCGGCCGGCTTGCCGGCAGCCGCCGCTTCTCCCTGCGCCTGACCCTCTCCCCGGGCCTGGAGGAAGGTTACCTCCACCTCGACGACGTGGCGCTTGCCGCCAGGCTGTCCGGCACGGCCCCCCCCCTGGCCGGCCCCCGGGCCATCCTGGAACAGCTGGCCGGGGGCGGCGCCCTGGGCCGGGGCGACCCGGCCATCCCGCGTCTGGCCCCGGGCGGCCCCTTTGCCCTGGCCGCCACGCCCGACGCCGCCGACCTGCCCGGCGTTACCGGCGGCCAGCAAGCCCTGGCCGCCTACAAGGCCGCGCACCCGGGCGAACAGCCCGTGGCCGTGCTGGCCGACGCTTCGGGCGCGCCGGCCGTGGAGCTTTTCGATCCCGATCTGGCCGGCCCGCGCCTGTGCCTGTCCGCCCAGGAACCGGCCATGGAAACCACGGGCACGGGCGGCCAGGCACAGGCCCTGACCGTGACAGGCAGCCTGGACGCGCCGTCATTTACCTTGTCCGGCCAGGCCGTGGACATTCCGGTGGCCGCGCCGGCCGGCACGACCCTGGCCGTCAACGCCGGGGGCCAGGGCCGGCTGTGGTGGCGGCCGGATTTTTCCAAGGCCCGCTTCGCCGCCATGGTCCCGGCTGCGGCCCAAAACGTGCGCCCCGTGCCCGACGCCGACAACGACGGCGGCCTGTCCTGCCGGGACGCCTCCCCCTGCCGGGCCGATTTTCCCTTCCTCTCCGGCTTTCCCATGCGGCGCGCCACGGTTACGGTCTATCCCCGGGTCGCCAACGATCCAGAGGGTAAAAACGCCGCCCATGTACTCGTCTCCACCGATGGCGGCGTGAGCTTCCGGCCGGTCCTGTCCCTGGTCAGCGACCGCTTGGGCGGCTGGACGCCACTGTTTAAACCCTACCGCCTGGAGCTGCCCCTGGAAAAAATCTCGGGGATGCTCACCATCCGGCTGGAGATGACCGGCGATGGAGCGCAGTTCTGGTCCCACGCCCGGCCCATCGATGCCATGGCCCTGACCCTGGCCCTGGACACGCGCGCCCTGTCCGCCTTTGACCTGCCCACCGGCCCGGCCGTCATGCGCCTGACCCATCCCGGGGCCAACGCCGTCTGCTACGCCGCCGACACCACGCCCATCCCCTTCCCGCCGGAGCTGGAGCGCCAGTGA
- a CDS encoding alkaline phosphatase → MRRHVLPPFCAAHINRLAWIVLAILMLAATSAHAAAPKYVFFFIGDGLAMAQRSAAEYFLAAKDGKPEPGIVKLVMNKMPVQGMTTTYSLNSIITDSGAAGTALASGVKSYNGAIGVDGAKKPVPTMAEKARDKGYKVGIVSSVSLDHATPACFYAHQPSRNNYYEIALDAAKSGFDYFGGGGFKDPAGKKSKIEGEKQNALDALKAAGYVVADTAEAIKAAKPGTKLVALNPELDADKALPYALDGDKKGLTLADYTAKGIELLDNPKGFFFMVEGGKIDWACHANDAAASIEDTLAFDAAVAEAVKFAEKHPKDTLIVVTGDHECGGMTLGFSGTRYGNYYDYLKNQKASFEGFTAALKDYKKTHDAASAKFEDVVPMIKANFGLIVPAEADLEAMKSAPKPDENVTSPANPYGLYLRDFEVAAVKDAFARSMQGESQKSGDEMDYRAYGGYEPLAVALTHILGQKAGIGWTSYSHTGVPVVTSAVGPGAEAFAGYYDNTDLAKKLMGALGDKQIASN, encoded by the coding sequence ATGCGCCGACACGTCCTGCCGCCTTTTTGCGCGGCCCATATCAACCGCCTGGCCTGGATCGTCCTGGCCATCCTCATGCTGGCCGCCACAAGCGCCCATGCCGCCGCGCCCAAGTACGTCTTTTTCTTTATCGGCGACGGTCTGGCCATGGCCCAGCGCAGCGCCGCCGAATACTTCCTGGCCGCCAAGGACGGCAAACCCGAACCCGGCATCGTCAAGCTCGTCATGAACAAGATGCCGGTCCAGGGCATGACCACCACCTATTCGCTCAATTCCATCATCACCGACTCCGGCGCGGCCGGCACCGCCCTGGCCTCGGGCGTGAAAAGCTACAACGGGGCCATCGGCGTGGACGGGGCGAAAAAGCCCGTGCCCACCATGGCCGAAAAAGCCCGGGACAAGGGCTACAAGGTCGGCATCGTCTCCAGCGTGTCCCTGGACCACGCCACCCCGGCCTGCTTCTACGCTCATCAGCCCAGCCGCAACAATTACTATGAGATCGCCCTGGACGCCGCCAAAAGCGGCTTTGACTACTTCGGCGGCGGCGGCTTCAAGGACCCGGCCGGCAAGAAGTCCAAGATCGAAGGTGAAAAGCAAAACGCCCTGGATGCCCTCAAAGCCGCCGGCTACGTCGTGGCCGATACGGCCGAGGCGATCAAGGCCGCCAAGCCCGGAACCAAACTCGTGGCGCTCAATCCCGAACTCGACGCCGACAAGGCCCTGCCCTACGCCCTGGACGGCGACAAGAAAGGCCTGACCCTGGCCGACTACACCGCCAAGGGTATCGAACTGCTGGACAACCCCAAGGGTTTTTTCTTCATGGTCGAAGGCGGCAAGATCGACTGGGCCTGCCACGCCAACGACGCCGCCGCCTCCATCGAAGACACCCTGGCCTTTGACGCCGCCGTGGCCGAAGCCGTCAAATTCGCCGAAAAGCACCCCAAGGACACGCTCATCGTCGTCACCGGCGACCACGAGTGCGGCGGCATGACCCTGGGCTTTTCCGGCACCCGCTACGGCAACTACTACGACTATCTCAAGAACCAGAAGGCTTCCTTCGAGGGCTTCACCGCCGCCCTGAAGGACTACAAAAAGACCCACGACGCCGCTTCGGCCAAGTTCGAGGACGTCGTGCCTATGATCAAGGCGAACTTCGGCCTCATCGTCCCCGCCGAGGCCGACCTCGAAGCCATGAAGAGCGCTCCCAAGCCCGACGAGAACGTGACCTCCCCGGCCAACCCCTACGGCCTGTACCTGCGTGACTTCGAAGTCGCGGCGGTCAAGGACGCCTTCGCCCGCTCCATGCAGGGCGAATCCCAGAAGTCCGGCGACGAAATGGACTACCGGGCCTACGGCGGCTACGAGCCCCTGGCCGTGGCGCTCACCCACATCCTCGGCCAGAAAGCCGGCATCGGCTGGACCAGCTACTCCCACACCGGCGTGCCCGTGGTCACCTCGGCCGTGGGACCGGGCGCGGAAGCCTTCGCCGGCTACTACGACAACACCGATCTGGCCAAAAAGCTCATGGGCGCTCTTGGCGACAAGCAGATCGCCAGTAATTAA
- a CDS encoding YibE/F family protein gives MARMALGSRKDWILLAVVAALCVGLWHWPTGFEERLPADALQVKATVTAVDNAHVRQYGLVREGEQRVTAVPVSGPFAGRPVVADNILVGKLEMDKLFAPGDSALLVLSLRGDAIVSAVAQDHWRLSLQGLLLGIFALALIAYAGLVGVKAVVSFVFTALLLWKVLVPATLAGVDPMLCVLGVIATLMAAIVFLVGGVNRRSLAAYLGSLGGVGVTCLLSLATAPGFALPGSVKPFAEMLLYTGYAHLDLGRMFLATICLGASGAIMDVAMDVAASQSEVAAHHPEIGRMGLCLSGLRVGRVVVGTMATTLLLAYCGGSLALLMVVMAQGVPLINVATMPHVAAEIANTLVGSFGLVTAAPLTAAAGALLLAEGGKG, from the coding sequence ATGGCGAGGATGGCATTGGGATCGCGTAAGGATTGGATTCTGCTGGCCGTGGTGGCGGCCTTGTGCGTCGGCCTGTGGCATTGGCCCACCGGCTTCGAGGAGCGCCTGCCCGCCGACGCGCTCCAGGTCAAGGCCACGGTCACGGCCGTGGACAACGCCCATGTGCGCCAATATGGCCTCGTGCGCGAGGGCGAGCAGCGGGTGACGGCGGTTCCGGTCTCCGGCCCCTTTGCCGGCCGGCCGGTGGTCGCCGACAACATCCTCGTCGGCAAGCTCGAAATGGACAAGCTGTTCGCCCCGGGCGACTCGGCCCTGCTGGTCCTGTCCCTGCGCGGCGACGCCATTGTCTCGGCCGTGGCCCAGGACCATTGGCGGCTCTCGCTCCAGGGCTTGCTGCTGGGGATTTTCGCCCTGGCCCTTATCGCCTACGCCGGCCTGGTCGGGGTCAAGGCCGTGGTCTCGTTTGTGTTCACGGCCTTGCTCCTGTGGAAGGTGCTGGTGCCGGCCACCCTGGCCGGGGTCGATCCCATGTTGTGCGTCCTTGGCGTCATCGCCACGCTCATGGCGGCCATCGTGTTTCTGGTCGGCGGCGTGAACCGCCGTTCCCTGGCCGCCTACCTCGGCTCGCTTGGGGGGGTGGGCGTCACCTGCCTGCTGTCCCTGGCCACGGCCCCGGGCTTTGCCCTGCCCGGCTCGGTCAAGCCCTTTGCCGAAATGCTCCTCTATACCGGCTACGCCCATCTGGATCTCGGCCGCATGTTCCTGGCCACCATTTGCCTGGGGGCCAGCGGGGCCATCATGGACGTGGCCATGGACGTGGCCGCCAGCCAGTCCGAGGTGGCCGCCCACCACCCGGAAATCGGGCGCATGGGCCTTTGTCTGTCCGGTCTTCGGGTCGGCCGGGTGGTGGTCGGCACCATGGCCACCACCCTGCTTCTGGCCTACTGCGGCGGCAGCCTGGCGCTGCTCATGGTGGTCATGGCCCAGGGCGTGCCGCTTATTAACGTGGCCACCATGCCTCATGTGGCGGCGGAGATCGCCAATACCCTGGTGGGCAGTTTCGGACTGGTCACGGCCGCGCCCCTGACCGCCGCGGCCGGCGCGCTGCTTTTGGCCGAGGGCGGCAAGGGCTGA
- a CDS encoding MBOAT family O-acyltransferase: protein MIPDSPLFLYGFLPAVLALFYVSPVGLRCGVLLAASAVYFFLADAAGLPVLAGAILGNYLLGRLIDGAKGPARQRFVALGVAANVALLAVYKYVTDAAPLGVSFFTFSAIAYLIDVGRGQLAAETSGLRFATAMAFFPKITAGPIARFGPLLPELAVPRPTLDDFREGGWRLAVGLAKKTLIAGALAPIADDAFSRSAGLDMATAWLGLVCYTAQIYYDFSGYTDMAVGIGRLFGTRLPENFDHPYIARSVREFWRRWHISLSTWFRDYLYIPLGGGRVAPWRVQCNLLVVFALCGVWHGATLNFLVWGLWHGVFLSLERTRLGRALDRAPAVVRHGYLLAAVMLGWVLFRASDFAVSAAYYKALFSFTAEGFDYAWLAVVTRQRLAALAAAVVFAMPLGGVWQAVCRRFGSFEAIVAAWGRLAALAVLLGASAMAVAAGGYSPFIYARF, encoded by the coding sequence ATGATACCGGATTCGCCGCTTTTTCTGTACGGCTTTTTGCCGGCGGTCCTGGCGCTGTTTTATGTCTCGCCCGTGGGCCTGCGCTGCGGGGTGCTGCTGGCGGCAAGCGCCGTATATTTCTTTCTGGCCGATGCCGCCGGCCTGCCGGTCCTGGCCGGGGCCATCCTGGGCAACTACCTGCTCGGCCGCCTGATCGACGGGGCGAAAGGTCCGGCCCGGCAGCGCTTTGTCGCCCTGGGCGTGGCCGCCAACGTGGCCCTGCTCGCCGTCTATAAATACGTCACGGACGCCGCGCCCCTTGGCGTGTCGTTCTTCACCTTCTCGGCCATTGCCTATCTGATCGACGTGGGGCGCGGCCAGCTCGCCGCCGAGACAAGCGGTCTGCGTTTCGCCACGGCCATGGCCTTTTTTCCCAAGATCACCGCCGGCCCCATCGCCCGGTTCGGGCCGCTTTTGCCGGAACTGGCCGTGCCGCGCCCGACGCTTGACGACTTTCGGGAAGGCGGCTGGAGGCTGGCCGTGGGCCTGGCCAAGAAAACCCTCATCGCCGGAGCCTTGGCCCCCATCGCCGACGACGCCTTCAGCCGGTCGGCCGGCCTGGACATGGCCACGGCCTGGCTGGGGCTGGTCTGCTACACGGCGCAGATCTACTACGATTTTTCCGGCTACACCGACATGGCCGTGGGCATCGGCCGCCTGTTCGGGACGCGGCTGCCCGAGAACTTCGACCATCCCTACATCGCCCGCAGCGTGCGCGAATTCTGGCGGCGCTGGCATATTTCCCTGTCCACCTGGTTTCGCGACTACCTCTACATCCCCCTGGGCGGCGGCCGCGTCGCGCCCTGGCGGGTGCAGTGCAATTTGCTGGTCGTCTTTGCCCTGTGCGGCGTCTGGCACGGGGCCACGCTCAATTTTCTGGTCTGGGGCCTGTGGCACGGGGTGTTTTTGTCCCTGGAGCGCACCCGTCTGGGCCGGGCCTTGGACCGCGCCCCGGCCGTCGTGCGCCACGGCTATCTGCTTGCCGCCGTGATGCTTGGCTGGGTGCTGTTTCGGGCCTCGGACTTCGCCGTGTCGGCGGCCTATTACAAGGCGCTTTTCTCGTTTACGGCCGAAGGGTTCGATTACGCCTGGCTGGCCGTGGTCACCCGCCAGCGTCTGGCCGCGTTGGCTGCGGCGGTGGTCTTTGCCATGCCTCTTGGCGGGGTGTGGCAGGCCGTGTGCCGCCGTTTCGGTTCGTTCGAGGCGATTGTGGCTGCCTGGGGCCGTCTGGCCGCCCTGGCCGTGCTGCTTGGAGCCTCGGCCATGGCCGTGGCCGCCGGCGGCTATTCGCCCTTTATCTACGCGAGGTTCTAG
- a CDS encoding alginate O-acetyltransferase AlgX-related protein, translating into MVRLANILQILAVVVFLAAPYGLPLMGVSGGRLAVENRPVAPVPPLAEALDAPGRYGPALAAHVRDAAPFRDHLIRANNRLRLALFGESPVPGVIVGRDDWLYYNLEHALDDYLNVVPLSERDMQEMVRVQVGRRDWLAARGIAYLIMFAPNKERVYPEHLPPGLHPLRPDSRLSQIIPRLRAAGLDVLDLRQAVIAGKTAGRTYMKTDTHWNGYGGLLGASALVAALSGRFPALEPLDPAGYELAVTDRPGGDLSEMLLLPDLRREPDVSARPRGAALARAAAPGDYPDPADHPERERAAYETDRKDWPRAVFFHDSFARAMQTHAAERFSRSVFLWTHALVPFVIEKERPDVVVLEVVERYVFALLVDRSN; encoded by the coding sequence ATGGTCCGTCTGGCGAACATCCTGCAAATCCTGGCCGTCGTCGTTTTTCTGGCCGCGCCCTACGGTCTGCCGCTTATGGGCGTCTCCGGCGGCCGGCTGGCCGTGGAAAACCGCCCCGTGGCCCCGGTTCCGCCCCTGGCCGAGGCCCTCGACGCGCCCGGGCGCTACGGTCCGGCCCTGGCCGCCCACGTCCGCGACGCCGCGCCCTTTCGCGACCACCTCATCCGGGCCAACAACCGCCTGCGCCTGGCCCTTTTCGGCGAATCCCCGGTGCCTGGGGTCATCGTCGGTCGGGACGATTGGCTCTATTACAATCTGGAACACGCCCTGGACGACTATCTCAACGTCGTGCCCCTGTCCGAGCGCGACATGCAGGAGATGGTGCGCGTCCAGGTGGGGCGCCGCGACTGGCTGGCCGCAAGGGGCATCGCCTATCTCATCATGTTCGCGCCCAACAAGGAGCGCGTCTATCCCGAGCATCTGCCGCCGGGTCTGCATCCGCTGCGGCCCGACTCCCGCCTGTCCCAGATCATCCCCCGGCTGCGCGCCGCCGGCCTGGACGTCCTGGATCTGCGCCAGGCGGTGATCGCCGGCAAGACGGCCGGTCGGACCTACATGAAGACCGACACCCACTGGAACGGTTACGGCGGGCTGCTTGGCGCATCAGCCTTGGTGGCCGCTCTGTCTGGGCGTTTTCCAGCTCTTGAGCCTCTGGACCCTGCCGGCTACGAACTGGCGGTGACGGATCGTCCCGGCGGCGATCTGTCCGAGATGTTGCTTCTGCCCGACCTCCGGCGCGAACCCGACGTGTCGGCCAGACCTCGGGGCGCAGCCCTGGCCCGGGCGGCCGCCCCGGGCGATTATCCCGATCCGGCCGATCATCCCGAGCGGGAGCGGGCCGCCTATGAAACGGACCGCAAGGATTGGCCCCGGGCGGTCTTTTTCCATGATTCCTTCGCCCGGGCCATGCAAACCCACGCGGCCGAGCGCTTTTCCCGGTCGGTGTTCTTGTGGACCCATGCCCTGGTTCCTTTCGTCATCGAGAAGGAGCGGCCGGACGTGGTGGTGCTGGAAGTGGTCGAACGGTATGTCTTTGCGCTGTTAGTTGATAGGTCTAACTAG
- a CDS encoding bacteriohemerythrin, which translates to MEQIAFVDSLRTGFALIDEQHALFLSMLTDLAAQIEAGHHRQGVLDAFQGMRLYADGHFSDEEALMDARGYPQLPAHRVQHDAFRGMVAELENRLGEGVGLVSLETLEYLGSWFIRHIRDEDMRFATFVRENDAASS; encoded by the coding sequence ATGGAACAGATTGCATTTGTTGATTCGTTGCGCACCGGATTTGCGCTTATCGATGAACAGCACGCCCTATTTCTCTCCATGCTGACGGACTTGGCCGCCCAAATCGAGGCCGGGCATCACCGTCAAGGCGTCCTGGACGCCTTCCAAGGCATGCGGCTTTACGCGGACGGGCATTTCTCGGACGAGGAAGCGTTGATGGACGCCCGTGGCTACCCGCAACTGCCGGCCCACCGGGTGCAGCATGACGCCTTTCGGGGCATGGTGGCGGAACTCGAAAACCGCCTGGGAGAAGGCGTCGGCCTTGTCTCCCTGGAGACCCTGGAATACCTGGGCAGTTGGTTCATCCGGCACATCCGCGACGAGGACATGCGATTCGCCACTTTTGTCCGGGAAAACGACGCCGCCTCGTCCTGA
- a CDS encoding methyl-accepting chemotaxis protein, with amino-acid sequence MSGQLLGWLGATAASLAAAALLGWFVDASGAVAGLMGGLLPTATAAAAVWVLGGARQRQDKAMAEALAALAADRAPDAGELPPELAEALAGLAESMRTTRGFLSGITKGLPIPYLLVDPKERTLFTNQATLNMLEIDGPPERQLGRTLAEVFYNDPGRPTAVGKAMNQGQVFSNLEVTITGHKGGRRDVLANVFALRDTAGAVIGGLCLYLDMTELKAKEAAICQQNDQTAELARRAGGLASDLADAARVLAEQVSQASRAADDQKTRMGQVAASVTSLGHGARDIAGTAGEAGDVAQKTRDQAAGAADTMARVLAGMNELSGKAVALGNHMDTLSAQATEVGGILGVISDIADQTNLLALNAAIEAARAGESGRGFAVVADEVRKLAEKTMAATREVDRNVTAIRQSAETNRQATGEAVALVGQTAGIAGEAGSALDAILSLADATSRHVRAIADTAAGQTNAGEAAARAGEDIAQAVSDTSQAMAESALAVEELSRVADDLNALFVGATRR; translated from the coding sequence ATGTCCGGACAATTGCTTGGCTGGCTTGGCGCGACGGCGGCATCCCTGGCCGCCGCCGCATTGTTGGGTTGGTTCGTGGACGCCTCCGGGGCCGTGGCCGGCCTGATGGGCGGCCTTTTGCCGACGGCCACGGCCGCCGCCGCCGTTTGGGTCCTTGGGGGCGCGCGCCAGCGCCAGGACAAGGCCATGGCCGAAGCCCTGGCCGCCCTGGCCGCCGACCGCGCGCCAGACGCCGGGGAGCTGCCCCCCGAGCTGGCCGAAGCCCTGGCCGGGCTGGCCGAGTCCATGCGCACCACCCGGGGGTTTCTGTCGGGCATCACCAAGGGGCTGCCCATCCCCTACCTGCTGGTCGACCCCAAGGAGCGCACGCTGTTCACCAACCAAGCCACCCTGAACATGCTGGAGATCGACGGGCCGCCCGAGCGCCAGCTCGGCCGCACCCTGGCCGAAGTGTTTTATAATGATCCCGGACGCCCCACAGCCGTGGGCAAAGCCATGAACCAGGGACAGGTTTTCAGTAACCTGGAAGTCACCATCACCGGCCACAAAGGCGGCCGGCGCGACGTGCTGGCCAACGTCTTCGCCCTGCGCGACACGGCCGGCGCGGTCATCGGCGGGCTTTGCCTCTATCTCGACATGACCGAGCTCAAGGCCAAGGAAGCGGCCATCTGCCAGCAAAACGACCAGACCGCCGAACTGGCCCGCCGAGCCGGCGGCCTGGCTTCCGACCTGGCCGATGCGGCCCGGGTACTGGCCGAACAGGTGTCCCAGGCCAGCCGGGCCGCTGACGACCAGAAGACCCGCATGGGTCAGGTGGCCGCCTCGGTGACGAGCCTTGGCCACGGCGCGCGCGACATCGCCGGCACCGCCGGCGAGGCCGGGGATGTGGCCCAAAAAACCCGCGACCAGGCCGCCGGCGCGGCCGACACCATGGCCAGGGTGCTGGCCGGCATGAACGAACTGTCCGGCAAGGCCGTCGCCCTGGGCAACCACATGGACACGCTCTCGGCTCAGGCCACGGAAGTGGGCGGCATCCTTGGCGTCATCTCCGACATCGCCGACCAGACCAACCTGCTGGCGCTTAATGCCGCCATTGAGGCGGCCCGGGCCGGGGAATCGGGCCGAGGCTTCGCTGTTGTTGCCGATGAAGTCCGAAAACTGGCCGAAAAGACCATGGCCGCCACCCGCGAGGTGGACCGCAACGTCACGGCCATCCGCCAAAGCGCCGAGACCAACCGCCAGGCCACCGGCGAGGCCGTGGCCCTGGTCGGACAAACCGCCGGCATCGCCGGCGAGGCCGGCTCCGCCCTGGACGCCATCCTGTCCCTGGCCGACGCGACCTCACGCCACGTCCGAGCCATCGCCGACACCGCCGCCGGCCAGACCAACGCCGGGGAGGCCGCGGCCAGGGCCGGCGAAGACATCGCCCAGGCCGTTTCCGACACCTCCCAGGCCATGGCCGAATCCGCCCTGGCCGTGGAAGAACTGTCCCGGGTGGCCGATGATCTCAACGCGCTTTTCGTGGGTGCGACCAGGCGCTGA